A part of Paenibacillus donghaensis genomic DNA contains:
- a CDS encoding RibD family protein yields the protein MKTTIFSQISIDGKLTLGAGNSSKELFTLFSSQDMEYIHLFRGDVQGIMVGKNTILTDNPFLTNRYEDNKNPIRIIPTRTLDIPLDSHVLSDQGKTIIVTTERGRDEAKIQQIRDRGKDCLICGDDKVDFVELERQLEENYGITDLMVEGGGFLNWHIFNQDIVDEIILMQLPIIIGGSSNITLVDGEGYQELCFTKKFKVVEIQPKDNYTLMRYKKVI from the coding sequence ATGAAAACAACAATATTCAGTCAAATATCTATTGATGGAAAGTTAACTTTGGGGGCGGGTAATTCGAGCAAGGAGCTTTTCACCTTGTTTTCCAGTCAGGATATGGAATACATCCATCTCTTCCGAGGGGATGTACAGGGCATTATGGTCGGTAAAAATACGATCCTGACTGACAATCCGTTTCTAACTAATCGATATGAAGACAATAAAAATCCAATCCGCATCATTCCGACGAGGACTTTGGACATTCCGCTGGATAGCCATGTGCTATCTGATCAAGGGAAGACGATTATCGTCACGACCGAGCGGGGGAGAGATGAGGCCAAAATCCAGCAGATCCGGGACAGAGGGAAGGATTGCCTCATCTGCGGCGACGATAAAGTCGACTTCGTAGAGCTTGAGCGTCAGTTGGAGGAAAACTACGGCATTACTGACCTGATGGTCGAAGGCGGCGGCTTTTTGAACTGGCATATTTTTAATCAGGACATCGTCGATGAAATTATTCTGATGCAGCTCCCGATCATCATAGGAGGCTCCTCAAACATTACTTTAGTGGATGGAGAGGGTTATCAGGAATTGTGCTTTACGAAAAAGTTCAAGGTTGTAGAAATTCAGCCTAAAGATAATTACACGCTTATGCGCTATAAAAAAGTGATATGA
- a CDS encoding MATE family efflux transporter → MSDKDKFYKSVYKIAVPVTLQSLLMALLNLTDQLMVGQLGDVAIASVGMSTKIYGIIAVVLAGLSTGVSIYAAQFWGNKDAKSISQVLGLGLIIGFVFSFLFSGAVFMDSQLFLSLFTTDVNVTQNGYIFLQIMSLGFVPVMLTMMYSAILRSTGHAKWPMYVSLITVVLNIILNYLLIFGNLGAPELGLKGSAIATLISRVFECLLIIGAVYRYRLPGAVGLKNLFIIPKPLIRKFFGTTYPILLTELIWVLGETAYAIIYSRMGTMEMTAMTITFPLQGLCIGLLSGLASAAGVMVGNRLGANEIDVALDHAKRFIRLGIVISLIVGVVIAAGSRLYVSAFNISEDAKQMGTYIIIVFAAFLWAKVSNMIMAGGILNSGGDSKFVFAMESTATWIVGVPSGLLLSYIWKQPVFLVYLVISLEEVVRFGFGYARIYSRKWMKNLVNDLADTQNLTL, encoded by the coding sequence ATGTCAGACAAGGATAAATTCTACAAAAGTGTGTATAAAATCGCTGTGCCGGTTACGCTTCAAAGCTTGCTCATGGCACTGCTCAACTTGACCGATCAATTGATGGTCGGACAACTTGGGGATGTGGCCATCGCCTCAGTTGGGATGTCGACGAAGATTTATGGGATCATCGCGGTCGTATTGGCCGGCTTATCGACTGGTGTATCGATTTATGCCGCACAGTTTTGGGGGAACAAAGATGCCAAAAGCATATCACAGGTGCTGGGCCTCGGACTCATCATCGGCTTTGTGTTCTCGTTCCTGTTCTCCGGAGCGGTCTTCATGGATTCGCAGCTCTTCTTGAGCCTATTCACCACAGACGTGAATGTGACACAAAACGGGTATATTTTCCTGCAAATTATGTCGCTTGGCTTTGTACCTGTCATGCTTACGATGATGTATTCGGCAATTCTGCGTAGTACCGGGCATGCCAAATGGCCGATGTATGTAAGTTTAATTACAGTCGTTCTGAACATTATACTGAACTACCTGCTTATTTTCGGTAATCTCGGCGCACCTGAACTTGGTCTGAAGGGCTCAGCCATTGCTACGCTTATTTCGAGGGTTTTCGAATGCTTGCTGATCATTGGTGCCGTATACCGGTATCGCTTGCCAGGAGCTGTCGGGTTGAAGAACTTGTTCATTATTCCTAAACCGCTCATTCGCAAGTTTTTTGGAACGACCTATCCGATTCTGTTGACCGAATTGATCTGGGTATTGGGTGAAACAGCATATGCAATTATCTATAGCCGGATGGGAACGATGGAGATGACGGCGATGACAATTACATTCCCGCTGCAAGGGCTGTGCATCGGCTTATTGTCCGGCCTGGCCAGTGCAGCCGGGGTCATGGTCGGCAACCGTTTAGGCGCGAACGAAATCGATGTCGCACTCGATCACGCCAAACGATTTATTCGTCTTGGCATCGTTATCTCCCTGATCGTCGGGGTTGTCATTGCGGCAGGCTCAAGGCTGTATGTCTCTGCGTTTAACATCTCCGAGGATGCCAAACAAATGGGCACTTATATCATTATCGTGTTCGCTGCATTTCTCTGGGCCAAAGTATCCAATATGATTATGGCCGGCGGCATTCTGAACAGCGGGGGAGATAGCAAGTTCGTATTCGCCATGGAATCGACTGCAACGTGGATTGTAGGTGTACCCTCCGGGCTGCTGCTGTCGTACATCTGGAAGCAGCCTGTCTTCCTTGTGTATCTTGTCATATCTCTTGAGGAGGTTGTCCGCTTCGGCTTCGGCTATGCACGTATTTATTCCCGTAAGTGGATGAAGAATTTAGTTAACGATTTGGCTGACACCCAAAACTTAACCCTTTAG
- a CDS encoding sugar ABC transporter substrate-binding protein, translating into MKRNKKEIVLWHEFDGPGDTSIEVLEEICRLYTERFGIQVTPQVMNITALIAGLSRVKETGQGPHLAMVPADMSSYVEKGLYSEVPDGLFADVLTEAALSTMQMNGVQYGVPVLRGNHLVVYYNKEIYASAPTSWDVFEEAAEKLTAQDIVPIGADLKEGYWFIPFLSAFGGWPVEAGQPNIVTPEMKQALQFIREKMDQGVLASLDGSTGLLEQFIGGKVGAIISGEWIYNHLDKHMKDKLAVCQLPVIEGRQSLSMSSSIGLIYPNHSLTSGEREHILSFTRFMLSDECQSMWAVKVQRIPAHEEVLNRLAASTTPNKQNILSLLGNTRPMPTHPFMIHVWESMHTGLIELDSSNAEQALEKIDQTIHESLNAL; encoded by the coding sequence ATGAAAAGAAACAAAAAAGAAATCGTGTTATGGCACGAGTTTGACGGACCGGGAGATACCTCGATTGAAGTGCTGGAGGAAATTTGTAGGCTTTATACGGAGCGCTTCGGCATACAGGTTACTCCGCAGGTGATGAACATTACAGCGTTGATTGCTGGCCTGAGTCGAGTCAAGGAAACCGGTCAAGGCCCGCATCTGGCGATGGTTCCTGCCGACATGTCCTCCTACGTGGAGAAGGGTCTTTACTCCGAAGTGCCAGACGGGCTGTTTGCTGATGTGTTGACCGAAGCTGCCCTTTCAACGATGCAAATGAATGGTGTTCAGTATGGTGTACCGGTATTGCGAGGTAACCATCTGGTTGTGTATTACAATAAAGAGATTTACGCCAGTGCGCCGACGTCATGGGATGTGTTCGAAGAGGCAGCGGAGAAGCTGACCGCTCAAGACATCGTGCCCATCGGGGCAGATCTGAAGGAAGGCTATTGGTTTATTCCGTTCCTCTCGGCTTTCGGTGGTTGGCCTGTAGAGGCAGGACAGCCGAATATCGTTACCCCTGAAATGAAGCAGGCGCTGCAATTCATCCGCGAGAAGATGGATCAAGGCGTGCTGGCTAGTCTCGACGGCTCAACAGGACTGCTAGAGCAGTTCATTGGCGGCAAAGTGGGTGCCATTATAAGCGGCGAGTGGATATATAACCATCTGGATAAGCATATGAAGGATAAGCTTGCCGTTTGCCAGCTTCCAGTCATTGAAGGCCGGCAATCGTTGTCCATGTCTTCTTCGATCGGCTTGATTTACCCGAATCATTCGTTAACGTCCGGGGAGCGGGAGCATATCTTGTCGTTCACGCGCTTTATGCTGAGCGACGAATGCCAATCCATGTGGGCGGTCAAAGTGCAGCGTATTCCGGCTCATGAAGAGGTGCTGAATCGGCTGGCCGCCTCTACTACACCTAACAAACAAAACATTCTATCACTTTTGGGCAATACGCGTCCGATGCCGACCCATCCTTTTATGATCCATGTATGGGAGTCGATGCATACCGGTCTGATTGAGCTGGACTCCAGCAATGCTGAACAAGCGCTGGAAAAAATAGATCAGACCATCCACGAGTCCCTAAACGCATTGTGA